A part of Bacteroidales bacterium genomic DNA contains:
- a CDS encoding sigma-70 family RNA polymerase sigma factor, whose amino-acid sequence MKATEFNQQLIELEDKLERFAMSLTSNHEEAKDLLQETYYKALANRDKFVGHSNLKAWTFTIMKNTFINNYRKKQKENTHNDKTENNYFINQSEESTTSTPDSEYSIIEINRKIEELPDEFRVPFKMFLSGYKYKEIAEELELKIGTVKSRIFFTRKKLSEKLQGY is encoded by the coding sequence AACAGCTTATAGAACTCGAAGACAAACTGGAAAGGTTTGCCATGAGTTTGACCTCAAACCATGAGGAAGCAAAAGATCTGCTTCAGGAAACTTATTATAAAGCCCTGGCCAACAGGGATAAGTTTGTAGGGCATTCCAATCTGAAGGCATGGACGTTTACCATCATGAAAAATACATTCATTAACAATTATCGTAAAAAACAAAAGGAGAATACACACAACGATAAAACAGAAAATAATTATTTTATCAACCAGTCTGAGGAAAGTACTACAAGCACACCGGACAGCGAGTATTCAATCATTGAAATCAACAGAAAGATTGAGGAATTACCCGATGAGTTCCGTGTTCCCTTTAAGATGTTCCTTTCAGGGTATAAATATAAGGAAATAGCAGAGGAACTGGAGCTTAAAATTGGTACTGTTAAAAGCCGCATATTCTTCACCAGGAAGAAATTATCGGAAAAACTTCAGGGTTACTGA